The Nocardioides humi genome includes a region encoding these proteins:
- a CDS encoding recombinase family protein encodes METKRAVGYVRLSNLTEVTTSPERQREQIRAYCEARGWDLVDIVEDLGESGSRVGKGLERPGLQRIRNDWTRYDVIVSAKLDRLARNVRDFTSLAEEARDNGCDLAVVSEGLDLSTPTGRFVATILAAFAEMEADQIKERILAMRTDVRTNHMGRFMGGMVPYGYRPAPAPQGAAPSWWTRPKPR; translated from the coding sequence GTGGAGACTAAACGAGCCGTCGGATACGTGAGACTGTCCAACCTGACCGAAGTGACCACCTCCCCCGAGCGGCAACGCGAGCAGATCCGCGCCTACTGCGAAGCCCGAGGCTGGGACCTAGTGGACATCGTGGAGGACCTGGGCGAATCCGGCAGCCGTGTCGGCAAGGGGCTCGAGCGGCCCGGCCTCCAACGCATCCGCAACGACTGGACCCGGTACGACGTGATCGTGTCCGCGAAGCTCGACAGGCTGGCCCGCAACGTCCGCGACTTCACCAGCCTCGCCGAGGAAGCCAGAGACAACGGCTGCGACCTGGCGGTCGTGAGCGAAGGTCTCGACCTGTCCACGCCCACCGGCCGTTTCGTCGCGACCATCCTCGCCGCCTTCGCGGAAATGGAGGCAGACCAGATCAAGGAACGCATCCTGGCGATGCGCACCGACGTTCGCACCAACCACATGGGGCGCTTCATGGGCGGCATGGTGCCCTACGGCTACCGGCCCGCCCCCGCGCCGCAGGGGGCAGCACCCTCGTGGTGGACGAGGCCGAAGCCGCGTTGA
- a CDS encoding minor capsid protein has translation MVVKIDVSKALRGVREGATKGVTLAVEHVLSEANKHVPHDEGTLERSGATVVGPTAKGVRGVVSYDTPYAVKQHEDMTLNHHGKGQAKWLENTLAAERQTVGKIIATAISKELGS, from the coding sequence GTGGTCGTCAAGATCGACGTGAGCAAGGCCCTTCGTGGCGTCCGCGAGGGCGCCACGAAGGGAGTGACGCTCGCCGTCGAACACGTCCTCAGCGAGGCGAACAAGCACGTGCCGCACGACGAGGGCACCCTGGAGCGTTCTGGCGCCACGGTCGTGGGACCGACGGCGAAGGGTGTCCGCGGGGTCGTCTCCTACGACACGCCGTACGCCGTGAAGCAGCACGAGGACATGACTCTCAACCATCACGGGAAGGGTCAGGCGAAGTGGCTGGAGAACACGCTGGCCGCTGAGCGTCAGACTGTCGGCAAGATCATCGCCACTGCGATCAGCAAGGAGCTGGGTTCGTGA
- a CDS encoding phosphotransferase: MMGRVFPTAIPHGRTARRLPWAHLPPLVRHAVERRLGSPVVDAASQDSGFTPGFASVLTCADGTRTFVKAASAKAQQVFADAYREEARKLAALPAAVPAPRLLWTDDVADWFLLATEHVDARAPHRPWRDDDLAAASAMAVAMAGALTPAPRIPLDSAVEEFATWPALWDRIDHPRAAEIRALAERYPDVVAGDTLVHTDIRDDNILLRPDGTALLCDWNWPTVGAPWLDSLLLLIGPRGDGLDVEAHIAAHPLLASVPAEHVDVFLALILGYFAASALQPVPPTSPYIREAQAWQRDVVDHWLAERRGWSV; this comes from the coding sequence ATGATGGGCCGCGTGTTCCCCACCGCCATCCCCCACGGACGGACCGCCCGGCGCCTCCCCTGGGCGCACCTGCCCCCGCTCGTGCGCCACGCGGTCGAGCGCCGGCTGGGCTCGCCGGTCGTGGACGCCGCCTCGCAGGACAGCGGGTTCACGCCCGGCTTCGCGTCGGTGCTGACCTGCGCCGACGGCACCCGGACGTTCGTGAAGGCGGCCTCCGCCAAGGCGCAGCAGGTGTTCGCGGACGCCTACCGCGAGGAGGCGCGCAAGCTCGCGGCACTGCCCGCCGCCGTACCCGCTCCGCGACTGCTGTGGACCGACGACGTCGCGGACTGGTTCCTGCTCGCCACGGAGCACGTCGACGCCCGGGCCCCGCACCGCCCGTGGCGCGACGACGACCTGGCCGCCGCGTCGGCGATGGCGGTCGCCATGGCCGGCGCCCTCACCCCGGCGCCGCGGATCCCGCTGGACAGCGCGGTGGAGGAGTTCGCGACCTGGCCCGCGCTCTGGGACCGCATCGACCACCCGCGCGCGGCCGAGATCCGGGCGCTGGCCGAGCGGTACCCCGACGTCGTCGCCGGCGACACCCTCGTCCACACCGACATCCGCGACGACAACATCCTGCTGCGCCCCGACGGCACCGCGCTGCTGTGCGACTGGAACTGGCCGACCGTCGGCGCCCCCTGGCTCGACTCCCTGCTCCTGCTCATCGGACCGCGCGGCGACGGCCTCGACGTCGAGGCCCACATCGCCGCCCACCCGCTCCTCGCGAGCGTCCCCGCCGAGCACGTCGACGTCTTCCTCGCGCTGATCCTCGGCTACTTCGCGGCCAGCGCCCTGCAGCCGGTCCCGCCCACGTCGCCGTACATCCGCGAGGCGCAGGCCTGGCAGCGCGACGTCGTCGACCACTGGCTCGCCGAGCGGCGCGGCTGGTCGGTCTGA
- the holA gene encoding DNA polymerase III subunit delta, whose protein sequence is MRAEDVLGRVILVTGKEEFLGARTVDDVRAAVRGHDPEAEFADSPAADLTLATLGEMAAPSLFSAVRCVVVRGLENLPDESVEGLLGYAAAPVEDVALVLVHGGGQKGSGVLTKLRKLPAVTEHKSEELRPSDYPGFVAGEVRRLGAGIEREAADALIEAIGRDLRSLAGAVHQLTNDFPGERISEAQVRRYFGGRAEAKSFAVADAAFAGRDRVALEELRWALDSGTAAVLITSAFAGSARGLARLVSAPRGMRDADLAREVGVPPWKLRSLRDQARGWTDAGLARAIRAVAQADADIKGAASDASYALERLVLTVTALRRG, encoded by the coding sequence ATGCGGGCCGAGGACGTGCTGGGCCGGGTCATCCTGGTCACCGGCAAGGAGGAGTTCCTCGGCGCCCGGACGGTCGACGACGTCAGGGCCGCGGTGCGCGGCCACGACCCGGAGGCGGAGTTCGCCGACAGCCCGGCGGCCGACCTCACCCTGGCCACACTCGGGGAGATGGCGGCGCCGTCGCTGTTCTCCGCGGTCCGCTGCGTGGTGGTCCGCGGCCTGGAGAACCTGCCGGACGAGTCCGTCGAGGGCCTGCTGGGGTACGCCGCCGCGCCCGTCGAGGACGTCGCCCTCGTGCTCGTCCACGGCGGTGGCCAGAAGGGCAGCGGCGTGCTCACCAAGCTGCGCAAGCTGCCCGCGGTCACCGAGCACAAGTCCGAGGAGCTCCGCCCGTCGGACTATCCCGGATTCGTCGCCGGCGAGGTACGCCGCCTCGGCGCCGGCATCGAGCGCGAGGCCGCCGACGCCCTGATCGAGGCGATCGGCCGCGACCTGCGCTCCCTGGCCGGCGCGGTCCACCAGCTGACCAACGACTTCCCGGGGGAGCGGATCAGCGAGGCGCAGGTCCGTCGCTACTTCGGGGGCCGGGCCGAGGCGAAGTCCTTCGCGGTCGCCGACGCTGCCTTCGCCGGTCGCGACCGGGTCGCGCTCGAGGAGCTGCGCTGGGCGCTCGACTCCGGCACGGCCGCCGTGCTGATCACCTCCGCCTTCGCCGGCAGCGCCCGCGGCCTGGCCCGGCTGGTGAGCGCCCCGCGCGGGATGCGCGACGCCGACCTGGCCCGCGAGGTCGGCGTCCCGCCGTGGAAGCTGCGCTCGCTGCGCGACCAGGCCCGCGGCTGGACCGACGCCGGCCTGGCCCGCGCCATCCGCGCCGTCGCCCAGGCCGACGCCGACATCAAGGGCGCCGCCAGCGACGCGTCGTACGCCCTCGAGCGCCTGGTCCTCACCGTCACCGCCCTCCGCCGCGGCTGA
- a CDS encoding ComEC/Rec2 family competence protein, with protein MITHFHADHVDGLEGVLAGRRVDAVETTALADPPGGVDLVRRAAAEAGVPVTTASYGATRRIGDATVQVLHPELPGEPVPGPGDGSTANDASVVLLVEVTGLRLLLTGDLEPPGQGQVARLVGDLDVDVVKVPHHGSSHQDLPWLVSLRPEVALVSVGADNDYGHPSAAVVGALEARGARVLRTDRDGEVAVVADGSGGVRTVTRR; from the coding sequence GTGATCACCCACTTCCACGCCGACCACGTCGACGGCCTCGAGGGCGTCCTCGCCGGACGCCGTGTCGACGCCGTCGAGACCACGGCCCTGGCCGACCCTCCGGGCGGGGTCGACCTGGTCCGGCGCGCGGCGGCGGAGGCGGGCGTGCCGGTGACGACGGCGTCGTACGGCGCGACCCGGCGGATCGGCGACGCCACCGTGCAGGTGCTCCACCCGGAGCTGCCGGGCGAGCCCGTCCCGGGGCCGGGCGACGGCAGCACGGCCAACGACGCCAGCGTGGTGCTGCTCGTGGAGGTGACCGGCCTGCGCCTGCTGCTCACCGGCGACCTGGAGCCGCCGGGACAGGGGCAGGTGGCGCGGCTGGTGGGCGACCTCGACGTCGACGTGGTCAAGGTCCCCCACCACGGCAGCTCCCACCAGGACCTGCCCTGGCTCGTGTCGCTCCGTCCCGAGGTCGCGCTGGTGTCGGTCGGTGCCGACAACGACTACGGCCACCCGTCGGCGGCGGTCGTGGGCGCGCTCGAGGCGCGGGGCGCGCGCGTGCTGCGGACCGACCGCGACGGCGAGGTCGCGGTGGTCGCGGACGGCTCCGGCGGGGTCCGCACGGTCACCCGGAGGTGA
- the rpsT gene encoding 30S ribosomal protein S20: MANIKSQIKRNKQNEKRRERNKAVKSGLKTAIRKFREAAEAGDKDNAVALAREAGKKLDKAASKGVIHKNQAANRKSSIAKQAASL; the protein is encoded by the coding sequence GTGGCGAACATCAAGAGCCAGATCAAGCGCAACAAGCAGAACGAGAAGCGTCGCGAGCGCAACAAGGCCGTCAAGTCCGGCCTGAAGACCGCGATCCGCAAGTTCCGCGAGGCCGCCGAGGCCGGCGACAAGGACAACGCCGTCGCCCTGGCCCGCGAGGCCGGCAAGAAGCTCGACAAGGCCGCCTCCAAGGGCGTCATCCACAAGAACCAGGCCGCGAACCGCAAGTCGTCGATCGCGAAGCAGGCCGCCTCTCTCTGA
- a CDS encoding HPP family protein — MNRYSSPELARGALGALVGIAVAGATARAVPGGPELLPFIVAPMGACAVLLFAVPASPLAQPWPVLGGNVISTAIGLGAHWLVDDLLLAAAVGVGAAIGVMMLLGCLHPPGGACALLTATATPAIHEQGALFVLTPVAVNTVVLLLVAVAVNNLSGRRYPHRPAAPAAASPAAAALGITTPDVEEAMKRLADRLDVLPADIVSIVRDAETHALDRRLGSIPVSRIMNPDVAVVHPFESIYRARTLLVQRQVKTLPVVDDGRHVIGVVSIIDLFTRDIVELESVDSIMRPDVTTIPADTPVADLVPIMTTEGYKNVPVVDDDARLVGMITRGELIAVLHRALLGAP; from the coding sequence GTGAACCGCTACAGCTCCCCCGAGCTCGCCCGCGGGGCGCTCGGCGCCCTGGTCGGGATCGCCGTCGCCGGCGCGACGGCGCGCGCCGTCCCCGGCGGTCCCGAGCTCCTGCCGTTCATCGTGGCCCCGATGGGAGCGTGCGCGGTGCTGCTGTTCGCGGTCCCGGCCAGTCCGCTCGCCCAGCCGTGGCCGGTGCTCGGCGGCAACGTCATCTCCACGGCGATCGGCCTGGGGGCGCACTGGCTGGTCGACGACTTGCTGCTCGCGGCGGCCGTGGGCGTGGGCGCGGCCATCGGCGTGATGATGCTGCTCGGCTGCCTCCACCCGCCCGGCGGCGCCTGCGCCCTCCTGACCGCGACCGCGACCCCGGCCATCCACGAGCAGGGGGCGCTGTTCGTGCTCACCCCGGTCGCGGTGAACACGGTCGTGCTGCTGCTCGTCGCGGTCGCGGTCAACAACCTCAGCGGGCGGAGGTACCCGCACCGCCCCGCGGCTCCCGCCGCCGCCTCGCCCGCGGCCGCCGCGCTGGGCATCACCACCCCCGACGTCGAGGAGGCGATGAAGCGCCTCGCCGACCGGCTCGACGTCCTGCCGGCCGACATCGTCTCGATCGTGCGGGACGCCGAGACCCACGCCCTGGACCGGCGGCTGGGCTCGATCCCCGTCTCCCGGATCATGAACCCCGACGTGGCGGTCGTGCACCCGTTCGAGTCGATCTACCGCGCCCGGACCCTCCTCGTGCAGCGCCAGGTCAAGACGCTGCCGGTCGTCGACGACGGGCGGCACGTGATCGGCGTCGTGTCGATCATCGACCTGTTCACCCGCGACATCGTCGAGCTGGAGTCGGTCGACTCGATCATGCGGCCCGACGTCACCACCATCCCCGCCGACACCCCCGTCGCGGACCTGGTGCCGATCATGACCACCGAGGGGTACAAGAACGTCCCGGTGGTCGACGACGACGCCCGGCTGGTCGGCATGATCACCCGCGGCGAGCTGATCGCCGTGCTGCACCGGGCCCTGCTCGGCGCCCCCTGA
- a CDS encoding purine-cytosine permease family protein, which produces MAIDQTPTPEQVGIATPPADDGLLPGHVEAHGIDVIPDAERHGTARSLFALWVAPNVNYLSFVVGGVLVLMGLSLVQAVAAVVAGSLFSIATGIVAVTGPASGTPSQVVTRTMYGVRGNRVAIAVNGWFVSLCYIALNWVTASIIGFALTQRLGIGSSTPVQVVVVLVIATATTAISVYGQGLIMRLYGPLSAGLTVVFLVVSVFLVADADLSYTPPVALHGADLWITWLAAVTLIAATPLSYTISSDFARYLPRSTNPVAVASYTALGGAVPNVVFLTVGALAATVTDLSDPETGLQGIVPGWLITVFLVAILVGILANNALTTYSSGLALQAVGVPLTRVASVAVTALIGAGMTLYALFVFDFLDTVSSALVLLVALVGPIMAIYVTDILLRRNRYDGIELSVDGPASRYWYTGGVNLAGAIACLTSFAAALTCASTEAFTGPVAKALDGLDLSLPVGMIGASALYVGLTRLLYGRTAR; this is translated from the coding sequence ATGGCCATCGACCAGACACCGACGCCCGAGCAGGTCGGCATCGCGACCCCGCCGGCCGACGACGGCCTGCTGCCCGGCCACGTCGAGGCCCACGGCATCGACGTCATCCCGGACGCCGAGCGGCACGGCACCGCCCGCAGCCTGTTCGCGCTGTGGGTGGCGCCCAACGTCAACTACCTCTCCTTCGTCGTCGGCGGCGTGCTCGTCCTGATGGGCCTCTCCCTCGTCCAGGCCGTCGCCGCGGTCGTGGCCGGCTCGCTGTTCTCGATCGCGACCGGCATCGTCGCGGTGACCGGCCCCGCCTCCGGCACGCCCAGCCAGGTCGTCACCCGCACCATGTACGGCGTGCGCGGCAACCGGGTCGCGATCGCGGTCAACGGCTGGTTCGTCTCGCTGTGCTACATCGCGCTGAACTGGGTGACCGCCTCGATCATCGGCTTCGCCCTGACCCAGCGCCTCGGGATCGGCTCCTCGACGCCGGTCCAGGTCGTCGTGGTGCTCGTCATCGCGACGGCGACGACCGCGATCTCCGTCTACGGCCAGGGCCTGATCATGCGGCTCTACGGCCCGCTGTCCGCGGGCCTGACGGTCGTCTTCCTGGTCGTCTCGGTCTTCCTCGTCGCCGACGCCGACCTCTCCTACACGCCGCCGGTCGCCCTGCACGGCGCCGACCTGTGGATCACCTGGCTCGCCGCCGTCACCCTGATCGCCGCGACCCCGCTGTCGTACACGATCAGCTCGGACTTCGCGCGCTACCTGCCCCGCTCCACCAACCCGGTCGCGGTGGCGTCGTACACCGCCCTGGGCGGCGCGGTCCCCAATGTCGTCTTCCTCACCGTCGGCGCCCTCGCGGCGACCGTCACCGACCTGTCCGACCCCGAGACCGGGCTGCAGGGCATCGTGCCCGGCTGGCTGATCACGGTCTTCCTGGTCGCGATCCTCGTCGGCATCCTCGCCAACAACGCGCTCACGACGTACAGCTCCGGGCTCGCGCTCCAGGCCGTCGGCGTCCCGCTCACCCGTGTGGCGAGCGTCGCCGTGACCGCGCTCATCGGCGCCGGGATGACCCTCTACGCGCTCTTCGTCTTCGACTTCCTCGACACGGTCAGCAGCGCGCTGGTCCTGCTCGTCGCGCTGGTCGGCCCGATCATGGCGATCTACGTGACCGACATCCTCCTGCGCCGCAACCGGTACGACGGCATCGAGCTCAGCGTCGACGGCCCGGCCTCCCGCTACTGGTACACCGGCGGCGTCAACCTCGCCGGCGCGATCGCGTGCCTGACCTCGTTCGCCGCCGCGCTGACGTGCGCGAGCACCGAGGCCTTCACCGGCCCGGTCGCGAAGGCCCTCGACGGCCTCGACCTCTCCCTGCCCGTCGGCATGATCGGTGCCTCCGCGCTGTACGTCGGCCTGACCCGCCTGCTCTACGGAAGGACCGCCCGATGA
- a CDS encoding tyrosine-type recombinase/integrase: MPDRRRAEHSTLTPEQRRARSRKAALKRGADRAPRPPERSPSTRRPTGHSAITSRAVARAHNGTPVADAFGLADSWSFTLTAERKSPRTIEAYMLTVDLFARWMLTQGHAVDDVRDVTPELVRGWFAHLAATRSAETCRTRYVALRQFVKWCLAEGEFSHNPMANIVQPTSVPKTTAPLATADLAKLINDCAGRDFASVRDRAIFMTFADTGARLSGVADMRVSQLDLRERTGCVILKGGRELTVPFGVKTAAALDRYIRARRRMAYEGMDWLWLSSTNKGRLTKNGIYQMMRRRADRLGIYLHPHLFRHSFAHVWLEGGGTEGDLMALLGWSSRQMVDRYAAATRAQRARKAYQSRAPMDTL, encoded by the coding sequence ATGCCCGACAGGAGGCGAGCCGAGCACTCCACCCTGACCCCAGAGCAGAGGCGCGCGCGGTCCCGGAAAGCGGCCTTGAAGCGCGGTGCCGATCGTGCGCCACGGCCGCCGGAGAGGTCGCCGTCCACCCGTCGCCCAACGGGCCATAGCGCGATCACTTCGAGGGCCGTCGCTCGCGCGCACAACGGCACTCCTGTGGCGGATGCTTTCGGACTCGCAGATTCCTGGTCGTTCACCCTGACCGCCGAACGCAAGTCACCCCGCACCATCGAGGCGTACATGCTCACCGTCGATCTGTTCGCGCGGTGGATGCTCACCCAAGGCCACGCAGTGGATGACGTGCGCGACGTGACGCCCGAGCTGGTGCGCGGCTGGTTCGCCCACCTCGCCGCCACCCGCAGCGCAGAGACCTGCCGAACCCGCTACGTCGCCCTCCGACAGTTCGTGAAGTGGTGCCTAGCCGAGGGCGAATTCTCGCACAACCCGATGGCCAACATCGTCCAGCCGACCAGCGTGCCGAAGACGACGGCGCCACTTGCCACCGCGGACCTGGCCAAGCTCATCAACGACTGTGCCGGCCGCGACTTCGCATCCGTGCGGGACCGCGCCATCTTCATGACGTTCGCGGACACCGGGGCCCGGCTTAGCGGGGTGGCGGACATGAGGGTGTCGCAGTTGGACCTGCGTGAGCGCACCGGCTGCGTCATCCTCAAGGGCGGCCGTGAGCTGACGGTGCCGTTCGGGGTGAAGACCGCTGCCGCGCTCGACCGCTACATCAGAGCGCGGCGACGGATGGCGTATGAGGGTATGGACTGGTTGTGGCTCAGCTCGACCAACAAGGGCCGGCTCACCAAGAACGGCATCTATCAGATGATGCGCCGCCGAGCCGATCGCCTCGGGATCTACCTGCATCCGCACCTGTTCCGGCACAGCTTCGCTCACGTGTGGCTCGAAGGCGGCGGAACCGAGGGGGACCTGATGGCGTTGCTTGGGTGGTCGTCGCGGCAAATGGTCGATCGGTACGCGGCAGCGACGCGTGCTCAGAGGGCCCGGAAGGCGTACCAGTCTCGAGCGCCGATGGACACTCTCTGA
- a CDS encoding recombinase family protein produces the protein MSTPAGSPLALGYVRVSTAEQADSRLGLDAQRDQLEREAQARGWQLEIVPDEGLTAKHTRRPGYQEALRRLADKNDPATVLVATKVDRVSRSLLDFLQAVELADRQGWQLVVLNMPEVDPANPFSKMARAVQAAFAEVERDLTSLRTREALAQLKAQGVELGTHVQHSEATLRRILAARAAGASFGRIADDLNDEGVPTSNGGRWYATTVKRAAESQRAARLT, from the coding sequence ATGAGCACACCGGCAGGTTCTCCACTTGCCCTCGGGTACGTACGCGTCTCGACCGCCGAGCAGGCCGACAGTCGCTTGGGTCTCGACGCACAGCGGGACCAACTCGAGCGCGAGGCGCAAGCCCGCGGATGGCAACTCGAGATTGTCCCCGACGAGGGACTGACCGCAAAGCACACTCGCCGGCCCGGCTACCAAGAGGCACTCCGGCGCTTGGCCGACAAGAACGACCCTGCCACCGTGCTAGTGGCTACCAAGGTGGATCGAGTCTCACGCTCCCTCCTGGACTTTCTGCAGGCGGTCGAGCTGGCCGACCGTCAGGGGTGGCAACTTGTCGTGCTCAACATGCCTGAGGTGGATCCCGCCAACCCGTTCTCCAAGATGGCGCGTGCTGTCCAAGCCGCGTTCGCGGAGGTCGAGCGCGACCTGACTAGCCTCCGAACCCGTGAAGCGCTCGCTCAGCTCAAGGCACAAGGGGTCGAACTGGGAACTCATGTCCAGCACTCGGAGGCAACTCTGCGAAGGATCCTCGCTGCGCGTGCGGCGGGAGCGTCGTTCGGGCGCATCGCGGACGACCTGAACGACGAGGGGGTGCCTACCTCGAACGGCGGTAGGTGGTACGCGACGACGGTGAAACGTGCCGCCGAGTCACAGCGGGCAGCGCGCTTGACGTAG
- a CDS encoding LacI family DNA-binding transcriptional regulator, whose amino-acid sequence MAARRPTIRDVARRAGVSVTTVSHTFTGNGTVAPATQQRVRSAAHDLGYRPDVIAQGLRRNRLGVIALVARQLDALRPDLLVDVDYFARFAGAAAVASLAEGLGLMLVSDPTGPRAAGAALASDGFIVTEPVTDDPLVAMLTSAGIPFVTVGEVPGGAPVDDPAAAPLVDIESGRLTTLALDHLWEAGARRIALVTGTDRNEWNLRTAAVYRRWAAYRRITPAMAHVPEALDDEGGRRAAATLLDAGPPPDGVYALTSNHALGVVSVLSERGLRVPEDVRIVAGSDAESLRTAHPAISSIDLQPDELARRAVEALVARLDDRPAPDHTGEPVGQLVVRASSGSA is encoded by the coding sequence GTGGCAGCCCGCCGACCCACCATCCGCGACGTCGCGCGGCGCGCCGGCGTCTCGGTGACGACGGTGTCGCACACCTTCACCGGCAACGGGACGGTCGCCCCGGCCACCCAGCAGCGGGTCCGCAGCGCCGCGCACGACCTCGGCTACCGCCCCGACGTCATCGCCCAGGGCCTGCGCCGCAACCGGCTCGGCGTGATCGCCCTCGTCGCCCGCCAGCTCGACGCGCTGCGGCCCGACCTCCTCGTCGACGTCGACTACTTCGCCCGCTTCGCCGGCGCGGCCGCGGTCGCCTCGCTCGCGGAGGGCCTGGGCCTGATGCTCGTCTCCGACCCGACCGGACCCCGGGCCGCCGGCGCGGCCCTCGCCAGCGACGGCTTCATCGTCACCGAGCCCGTCACCGACGACCCGCTGGTCGCCATGCTCACCAGCGCCGGGATCCCGTTCGTCACCGTCGGCGAGGTCCCCGGCGGCGCCCCCGTCGACGACCCGGCCGCTGCTCCGCTCGTCGACATCGAGTCCGGTCGGCTGACCACGCTCGCGCTCGACCACCTCTGGGAGGCCGGCGCCCGCCGGATCGCCCTGGTCACCGGCACCGACCGCAACGAGTGGAACCTGCGCACCGCCGCCGTCTACCGGCGCTGGGCGGCCTACCGCCGGATCACGCCGGCGATGGCCCATGTCCCGGAGGCGCTCGACGACGAGGGCGGGCGCCGCGCCGCCGCGACCCTGCTCGACGCCGGTCCTCCCCCGGACGGCGTCTACGCCCTCACCAGCAACCATGCGCTCGGCGTCGTCTCGGTGCTCTCCGAGCGCGGGCTGCGCGTGCCCGAGGACGTCCGGATCGTCGCCGGCTCCGACGCCGAGAGCCTGCGCACCGCCCATCCCGCCATCTCCTCCATCGACCTCCAGCCCGACGAGCTGGCCCGTCGCGCCGTCGAGGCCCTCGTCGCCCGGCTCGACGACCGGCCGGCCCCCGACCACACCGGCGAGCCGGTCGGGCAGCTCGTCGTCCGGGCGTCCTCCGGCTCCGCGTGA
- a CDS encoding recombinase family protein produces the protein MDEAEAALIQEAARRALAGETLYSITNDWNARGLTSKHAKPWIATTLHGVLTGYPVIGAQSHKGEPLRDGNGVVVEVYPAILDRSTWGQLRAILERQKATTRRRKPALMLAGLAVCGGCGTRLYSRTRPGGKPPLYECNGRRQGNGCRVGTITAHNLDAEVERQVLGRFSDHVVLRRVQEQNDHTDELAEVEEAIRQTTRQLAEDDADEQQTLARLGELKGRRARLRATPETTEVLRWLAYGDTYWAEADMGTRRELLQELLEGVKVTGSNTRGGGFDPSRVSLDWSETGWWMAGQEVTGSQPWLVLGGMPQGACEVRMPDWMDDPAERDRRWRDTPMGRL, from the coding sequence GTGGACGAGGCCGAAGCCGCGTTGATCCAAGAGGCCGCACGGCGAGCGCTAGCCGGCGAGACGCTATACAGCATCACCAACGACTGGAACGCCCGCGGCCTCACCAGCAAACACGCCAAGCCGTGGATCGCGACCACCCTCCACGGGGTCCTCACCGGGTACCCCGTGATCGGCGCCCAGTCCCACAAGGGCGAGCCGCTGCGCGACGGGAACGGAGTCGTTGTCGAGGTCTACCCCGCCATCCTGGACCGCTCCACGTGGGGACAGCTCCGCGCGATACTGGAACGACAGAAAGCCACCACTCGGAGAAGGAAGCCCGCCCTGATGCTTGCTGGACTGGCCGTCTGCGGCGGCTGCGGTACTCGGCTCTACTCCCGAACTCGGCCCGGAGGGAAGCCGCCCCTGTACGAGTGCAACGGCCGCCGGCAGGGCAACGGCTGCCGTGTCGGAACCATCACGGCGCACAACCTGGACGCCGAAGTGGAACGCCAGGTGCTCGGCAGGTTCTCCGATCACGTCGTCCTGCGCAGGGTCCAGGAGCAGAACGACCACACCGACGAGCTGGCCGAGGTAGAAGAGGCCATCCGGCAGACCACCCGCCAACTAGCCGAGGACGACGCCGACGAGCAGCAGACCCTGGCTCGGCTTGGCGAGCTGAAAGGCCGCCGGGCTCGCCTACGCGCCACCCCGGAAACCACGGAGGTGCTGCGGTGGCTCGCCTACGGAGACACCTATTGGGCCGAAGCAGACATGGGCACCCGGCGCGAGCTGCTGCAGGAGCTGCTCGAGGGCGTGAAGGTGACCGGCTCGAACACCCGCGGCGGAGGCTTCGACCCGTCCCGGGTAAGTCTCGACTGGTCCGAGACCGGATGGTGGATGGCCGGTCAGGAAGTCACCGGCAGCCAGCCGTGGCTTGTACTCGGCGGGATGCCGCAGGGCGCCTGTGAGGTGCGGATGCCGGACTGGATGGACGACCCCGCCGAGCGAGACCGGCGGTGGCGCGACACCCCGATGGGGCGTCTGTAA
- a CDS encoding helix-turn-helix domain-containing protein, which produces MSRSPFLADSHVEPLASVAVRGSLVSRCVEHARSASNPERWRSAMPTARPRYLSQQALADELGVSVRTIRRRIASGAIPGYLVGSRIRVKESDAATLIRPIAAGVA; this is translated from the coding sequence ATGTCACGGTCGCCTTTCCTGGCTGACTCTCACGTCGAGCCCTTGGCCTCAGTCGCGGTCAGGGGCTCACTTGTATCCCGATGCGTTGAGCACGCCCGCTCCGCGTCGAACCCCGAAAGGTGGCGATCAGCCATGCCAACTGCGCGCCCTCGATACCTCAGCCAGCAGGCCCTTGCCGATGAGTTGGGGGTCTCTGTCAGGACAATCAGAAGGAGAATCGCCAGTGGCGCGATCCCTGGCTACCTCGTTGGCTCCCGCATCCGCGTGAAGGAATCCGACGCCGCGACTCTGATTCGCCCGATTGCCGCAGGGGTGGCTTGA